atgggatccacccgaggatactgagggagctggcagaggagctcaccaagccactctccatcatttatcagcagtcctggtcaactggggaggtcccagatgtCTGGAAgctagcgaatgtgacgcctctctacaagaagggtcagaaggaggatccagggaactacaggcctgtcagcctgacttGGGTGCCAGGAAAGGTAATGGAGCAGATGCCATTATGCGGTACATGTGGGACAATGAGGGGactgggctcagccagcacgggtttatgaaagggaggtcctgcctcactaacccggtctccttctatgataaggtcacctgcttagtggatgaggggaaggctgtgcgcgttgtctacttggactttagtaaggcctttgacactgtctcccacagcattctcctggagaagctggctgctcacggcttggacaagtgcactctgtgctgggttaaaaactggctggacgaccgagcccagagagtggtggtgaaaagagtcaaatccagttggcagccggtcacaagtgctgttccccagggctcagtgctggggcaggtcctgttcaatatcttcattgatgatctggatgaggggattgagtgcaccctcagtaagtttgcagaagacacgaagttgggtgggagtgtcaatctgctggagggcaggtcttatgaggagtggctgagggagctgggattgtttagtctggagaagaggaggctgaggggagaccttatttctctctacaactacctgaaaggaggttgtagcaaggtgggagttggtctcttctccctagtaacaagcgataggacgagaggaaatggcctcaagctgcaccaggggaagtttaggttggacattagaaaaaacttcttcaccgaaaggtttgtcaaacattggaacaggctgcccagggaagtgattgagtctccatccttaggggtatttaaaagaagggcagatgtggtgcttgaggatatgttttagtggtggacttggcagtgataggttagcggttgtacttgatgatcttaagggtcttttgcaatcttaacgattctatgattctatgattctatgaaaggtTGTGCTCTGTGACATTGTAATTGAATTTATTTCTTGAGTAGGACAGGGCTGATTTGTGAAGGATGTCATTCAtagattaataaaaaatagcCACTGATGAAATGCTACACTATATTGTTATGCTATAAAGATGGATCAAGGTGAGTTAATATATTTAGACACTGGGGCTGGAGGGTGATTTTGGTGGCAAAATACTGATATGATCTGAAAGGGGCAAGGCTCCAATAGTCAAAGAAGAGCAagagagaggacagaaaaacaagtgattAATGAAAACCTGGCTCTTGAAGATGTttggagagaaaagaagcaaaatacaaaCATTGTTATGTTGGAAGAATATTAGCACATTAGCCTGAAGTCTTTCACACCTCAGAAATACAGAACGCCTTCAAAAGATGAAGCAGAAAATAGTTGACATCAGCCTAAAACCATTTAttgacaaaatatttgaaaacacatcaagagtttaaaataataaattatggTGGACGCTTTGCACttaatcagggaaaaaaatgcagttttgttcTAGCTTTTGGAGATACAATTAGAGCTGACATGCTGATTTATTAGAATAGGAGACATATGAAAACTAGACCTGTTGCCTCTTCTGTATAGGAGCGTATATATGAACAACCTTTGAGAAATCTAGAATGATTTTTACTCTCATTTGCTGGGTGTAAGAAAGTTTAATGATATTAACAGTTAAACCAGCTGTTACTCTTTATTTCACGGATAACTTTTTTAGCAGCAGGGTCGAACTCCCACTGCTTCGATCCATGGAAGAAGTAGAAtaatcctggaaaaaaaaaaaggtaaagcatTGTGCTATGGATACAAGAAATAGCTTCATTCTGACCAAGCTAGGAACATCATCTTTGTACATACAGGAGAGTATCTCTTCGGTTCTCTTTTTTGCAGGATACAGCAATAATGACATTCATCATAATTTCAGAACATATGTTATTTACAGGTAAACCGATTTAACTTAAAAGCTCATTTCATTTACCTTTCTGTTGGAAAACAGCGTCAACCTTCTGGCTAATTCCTGGAAAGTCAGCAACTGTCTGTCTAGGATAACCCTTCTCCATGGACTGGCTGTTTTCATCAAACCTAAATCATATGGAGACATGTAATTTTACCAAGTTTAGGCATTGATTCTGTAAAGTATTATGCAGCTGCTGAAAGGTGTCCACCATTTTACTGGGGTTACAGAGAGTAAAGTTATCTACTCGCACAAATGTCTGCAGGATGCTGGCAATCATGTTTTCCATGAGGTGGCTCATGGAAATAGTGATAAAGGCAGGAACAGCTTCAAAGAAGCATCTGGAGTGAGACAAATTGAAGGAAGACCTTCATTTGAGAAACACGAGGAAGAGCACAGGAAGGCCTGAGTCTGTGGATGGATCCCGCAAAACAAGGGGTAACAGTGGCAGAGAGCAGTGACCCCTGTCACATGCAGAGTGCGACACTTGGCTTTGAGTTTCCTGCAACAGTAGCATGTCCTGCAGTGTGCCCAAAAGCACTCACAATACATACCTTCAAAAAAACAGAGACCAAGGAGAAGATTACCAAGAAAGGCACCATCAGTTTGTCAAGACATTTTTGACAGCAGGGATTGGATTTACCTCCTCTAACAATAGCAGAGTGACAGGCAGCGCATGAAAACTGGCTGTGTTGATTCCTGCTACAGTGACTGCACATATTTATTGCATGAACTTTAAACTCCTCTTGGGCTTTGATATGATATTGTACATAGTCCTCTACTAGCTGACAGATTTAGATGGAGGAAAGGAAGCTGACTTATTTCTAATACAGTCAAGTTGTTCCTAACTGAGCCAGGATAATGTTTATGAGATGGGGCTGAATTTGGGGGCTGAAATGAGGACCTAAATTGTTCTTCAAGATTTGAGGAACCCTCTCAGGAAAAAACGAAGCAAACAAAGAAGCCTTTGTTTTAGTTCTCCTTGGATACAAGATATACTTTTCACAGGGACATGAGACTGAGAGAATGAGTTACTAGGTAAGAAATCTGTGCTGTGGTTTTCTTGCATGCTTTTGTCTTGTGACCGAGGCAGTAAAATAGCAATGCAAGATACTGTAAATACTCTTTCCAAAACTATCAaaaacaaagggcaggaaatgACATGCAGCTCAAGATCCAGCTGACACTGTATGTATGAGGTACCCCACCATTAATCCCAATAAAGTCTCTTTGACACACGCGTGCTCCCGGTTGCCAGCAGAGGGCCTTTGCAGCAGTTGTCCTTGCACACAGGAGGAATCCATCAGCTTCCCAGAGCTGaccttttgcttctgtttgccTGGTGTTTGGGTATCATGCCAGCTTGGGAACAGGATTTAGAAGAAACATGTTGCAAATCCAATGCTAACCagccaaagaaaggaaaaggaactaTCACTTCTATCACTCtaaaagagataaaataattcAGGGCTTTTCAGAAATCAGAGAAATCCTGCACAGCCATCCCAGCCAACCTTCTGCTGAAGTATCTTTCAGATCTTTACTTTCAGACATACTTTGGCTATTGTATTTGTAAAAATTCTCAACATGCTGGAATTCTTTCAGCTTCCAGGCATAATGCATCAAAATAGGTCCATATCTTGAATGCCCATTTCAGGACACCCTTAAGCTCTTAAAAGTCAAAGCTATATTCTTCTCCCCATCCAGGAGtcaaagaaacatttctatGAAAAGTAGGATTACTATACTTACCTAGTTACATATAGTTATCTAAAGGCCTACTTTCTGTTTTATCACatggaaaattttatttgtattcagCTTATATTGGAGTCAATCATAAGAAAACGTTTGTCATTTTTTCTTACCTCCAGTACTTGTTACCCACGAAAAAGTCTGTCttccctgtatttttattacaaacaGCTGCATCAATTTTCTTGACACCTTTAGGGAAACCCAGTATGTTGATATTCTTTGGGTAACCAAGCAACACCTGATACCCACTGATAACCCAGTATTTAttgcctgtttaaaaaaaaaaaaattagtgtcACCAGTGATTTTCAGacactaaaagaaaacatacagtCCCTTAATGTAGGTTATAGGAAAACCAGATGAAATGTCCcgaggtttttttttatttatttgaaaagtgaATTTTATGCATGTATAGctacctttccttccttccatcttcCCACAGAACTaaagttaagaaaaatgtaaagaaaatccCATACTTCACCTTTGAAAAATAGGATCTGATCTTTCATGTTCTCATACACAGCTTCAATACCAGGTGGCAGAGTTGGCCAGAAGGCAGAAATTAATTCACGTTCAGCTTCTGAATTATCAGGATAGACTCGCCATAAGTGCCTGatttaaatatgaaacagtTTTTGTAGTAAATAATAAACCACAGACATTTCTATATATGCATAACAACGTGAGCAATGTTGTCACTTACAAGTTCTTTCTTGTCAGTGCAGCTACCTGGGTTGATGTGTcggaaaggaaaacattcccCTCAGTGGGAagtgaggtgtttttttttttaattctggctTCTTTCTCGAATTACCCTTCTCATTGGTACTGGTTGATTAATAGGATCAGCTACAAGCAGCTGAAAAGTTCAGGTTGTACCTGTACCATATAGTAAGAGAGTTATAGGGTACCAGATGAGCCTGACTGTAAGCTGTTCCCTGGCTGACTTGCCTGGATGGCTTTGGGCTTGCATAGGTGACTGGATGAGAGATTGACCCAACTATATGGTAGAACATACCATATATTACCACATATTGGTTGCAGCATTTAGTCACATCACTACTTGGTGTAACCATATTtatatttgggaaaaaagcTTTATTGGGACTGAgatgtttctggaaaaaagaatgaagcatgtttttttcaggggatcctgtaaaaatattaatataactCATATCTGCTAAAAGTTTTACTTCCATGAACTGCAATCTATCCATTTATCTAATTATAAATCCTATAATCATAATCATGTGAACCACCAAAGTATTCAGtcttttcaaaagcaagaaaaaataaacctcaCAGAGACAAATGCCATATCAATATTTACCTGCCCTTTAGAAAAATGACTTCTCGTTGGAGTGTAGTTATAGCATCAAAAGACATCTGGGAGCCACAGGTTTTAGGTGAGGTAGGGGTGGCTGGACTTTTATCTGGGGCATTTGATGGATATCCTAAGGGAGGTATTTTAGAAAGAATACATcaaatttgaagaaatattaaGGTTTTCACatgtaaatgcatttttgaTATTATGagaatacaattatttttacagtgaaacTTTGTGAAAGAGATTATTTCTCTcctgcttgcttctttttttaagccatGGATTTTACTCACCATATATGGACTGAATGCCACTTATATCATCTGGAGAGAGGGGAAATTCGCTGGGGCTGATGTAGGCGTAATTGGGGAACATCAAAGCCCTCTGGTCATTAGAATGGGAGAGACCCAGGGCATGGCCAAACTCATGAGCAGCAACAAGGAACAAATTGAACCCTTAAAAAATGGATAGAGATAAGAGCTTAGTCTAATGTTGGTCTGCAAATGGCTGATACGAGCACAGCAGGGCTATTGCTCGGTGACAGTTTTCATACAATATATTGACATTCACTAGGGTATGCATATACGTaagcatattttttatatagGATAAGGTTGTGTTCTTCCCCCACTAGAAGGGAGTGACTTTTGGCC
The Phalacrocorax aristotelis chromosome 1, bGulAri2.1, whole genome shotgun sequence DNA segment above includes these coding regions:
- the LOC142052058 gene encoding matrix metalloproteinase-27-like produces the protein MRERMHREQKDSSPTRTELRVIMKDLLLLLLMCAAASNTLPVHPEKDNKEEDAKLVQDYLNKFYAVEPDPTQLGWKINAESTGEKLQKMQQFFGLKVTGKPDTETLEVMKKPRCGVPDVGLYGVTLPGWKKTNLTYRIVNYTPDMSKEDVDKAIQKAFKVWSTVTPLIFTRIHEGIADIMIAFGTKAHGHCPRYFDGPLGVLAHAFPPGIGFGGDVHFDEDEHWTTGSAGFNLFLVAAHEFGHALGLSHSNDQRALMFPNYAYISPSEFPLSPDDISGIQSIYGYPSNAPDKSPATPTSPKTCGSQMSFDAITTLQREVIFLKGRHLWRVYPDNSEAERELISAFWPTLPPGIEAVYENMKDQILFFKGNKYWVISGYQVLLGYPKNINILGFPKGVKKIDAAVCNKNTGKTDFFVGNKYWRFDENSQSMEKGYPRQTVADFPGISQKVDAVFQQKGLFYFFHGSKQWEFDPAAKKVIREIKSNSWFNC